A stretch of DNA from Lentisphaera araneosa HTCC2155:
TCTTTGTATGCAGCTTTTAGGTGCGCAAGATGATCCTGCCTGCCGCAGACTAGGTAACCTCATTGTGAAAGAAGATATCAAGCTACTAAAGTGGGAGGAACATGGTAAACACAACGCCCCTGCCGGCTTCTATCTTTATTGGATGTACTATGCAACTCAGGCAGTTTTTCAACGCGGGGGTAGTGATTGGACGAAATGGAATAAAATATTCCAAAAACAACTCGTCGATAATCAGCACCCAGATGGCTACTGGTTGAGTCCTGCTACAAAAGGTATTGAAACAGACCGTAATGCCATGATTGATATTGATAACAAAGTCTATTCAACCACGCTCTGTGCTTTGCAACTCACTGTTTATTATCGTTATTTACCCTCTTCCGTTATAAAAAAATCTGGGGCGACAAAAGCGAGCCCTAAAGTTAATGATGGAGAGGAAATTATTGATATTTTTTAGTCATCATATCAAACTTCCTGTATGAGTGTTATTTACTTAGTCGATAAAGTTATTTTAACTAGGCTCAATCGCTCCCCGCAGCAATTTAATAATCATCAATAAGTTTAAACAATGTACCGCTTTATTTTTACTCTTACCTTTTTGTGTCATTCACTTTTAGCCTTGGAAACTCACGTGCTCAATAAAGGTAAACTTCTTTTCCATACCGACTTTTCTGAACAAATCCCCATAAAGAAACCTCGGTTTTGGATCAAGCAAAATACGCGTTGGAAAGTAAAAAATGGAGAACTTGTCGGTACGCCCGCTACCATGGAGTACCAAAAAAAGAAAAAAAACTTGGCAAGGGCCATTTAGGTGATTTCCCTAGAATTGGCCTAGGTAAAATGCCAAGGTCATATATCATGAACTTTAAGTTTCAGGTGGATGATAAAATGGGGAATGATAAAACGCCTATGTTCGAGTTTGGTCATCATGTTTCTAGAATTTATTTTGGAGATAACGGAATTCAACTTTTAAGTGATACAGCAAAGCCAGTCACAAAAAAACTACATATGGAGATTAAGGGATTTAAATTAGAGCCCTATAAATGGTACGAGGTTCTTGCTGAAGTTGGAGAAGAACATCTATTTGTCCAAATTAAAGATCAGCTTGGCCAAGTCACCAAATTTCAATGCCATAATCCAAAGTTCAAAACATCATCTAACAACTCTTTTCAGATTGCTTCTACGGTTCAGGGAACACTTAAAATGGATGATATCACCTTTTGGGAATCTAAAGGAAACAAGCAAGACTGGCAACAGGCTTTGAAATAAAGCCATTATTCCAATACCAATCTCAACTTTTCAATAAACGCAGTATTATTCGCGCTTATTATTCCCCACACATCACAGGTAAGTCCCTTTGAGATCTAGCAATTGAAACCAGAAATTATACATCAATTGGCTGAAGCTTTTCCTAAAAAGGCATCAAAATACTTTTGTGTGTAACTCTTAGTTCCATCAGCTCTGATGAGCCACATCCCTTTCATATCCTCATTTTTATAAACTTTACTTGGTTTAAGCTGAGGGTCATGCCTAAGTAACTCATTATCATACAGAGCCCATTGAAAAATAAACGGCACATCATGGTACATATAAACCGCCATCCATGTATCCCATAGCTCTTTGGTTTTCTTCATTGAGTTAGCCTGCTGATCATTTTCTTTTAAGCCAATCTCGCCAATATAAACTATTCTTTTGCCATTCATGTACTCAGACGGGCTCATTTGCTTCTTCAAATAGCCTATCCCCTCATGCATTAGTGAGCCATCATCATGTCCATATTTAATCCCATCGTAGGCTGACCAAGAGACCATGTCAATTTTTATCTTTGGCAGTATGTGAGAAGCTACGGTAGGAACGCCCTTTTTAGCATCAAAAACTTTATTCACTTCCACGGCATGAAAAACTTTACATTTAGACCTTTTTATTTCGGACCTTGCTCTATCAACACCTTTTTGTCTTGCCATTAACCACTTGGTCAAAAGATTAGACTTTTCTCTCCAGTTTTTAGGGACGCCGATGGTCACCCACTCATCAAATGCAGCTCTCATCATCCAGTCCCCTTCCCAGTTTTGAATAATAAAGGTTACATCCTGATTTTTATACTTTTTGAGTAAGTAAATGACCGCTTCATACATTTCATTTTCTATGCTTTTTTCAGTAACGGTAGGGTCACCATGTTTAAAAGCCTCCCAGGAATGCACACAGTCGAGTGCAAAAACTTTTAAGCCAGACGAAAAAGTTTTTTGAAAATACTCGTGTGAAATAACTTCTTTCAAAGTCATTCCCTGCTTGAGTTCCCAATCAGAATTGTAAAAATAATCTAACGCATTTCCATCATGACTAATTTTTAACTCTGGGATAAATAATTTAATGAGCTCATACCCCAAGTCTTTTGTTTTTTTTACACCTTCAATAAGAATAGGTTTGTTCGTAAAATGATACTTGGGCGCAGCTAATGAAGTTCCAATTCTGTTTTGCCATTTAGAGGGAATAGATTGTAATTCTGAGGGCTTTAGTAAAGAAAGTTTCTCGAAATCGCGCTTTTTAGAAGTATCGGCATTTAAACCTGACATCATTGATAAGGTAAATATTAGAAAATAGTATCGCATAAAATATAGGGTCTTTGCTTTCATCTATATGAAGATCTTTTGACCAACTTTCGTAGGTTTAATAACGCCCGGAATCTTTTTAGTTGCTTTTTGAACTTTAGGTTCTACAGCCTCTTCTTCTACCTTTAATTGAGTTTGCTTTTCTTTTTGTATCATAGGATTTTCATCATTTCCCGATGGGTGTAATGACTTCTTGACGTCCTGTTTTTTTTTCTTAGCCTCACGCTTCGCCTTTATAGCTTCTCGTTTGGCTTTTTCTTCCTTGAGAAATTCTTTCCACTCCTTAGAAGACATACTTTCTTTTTTCTTTTGCCTTTCTTCGGCAGCATTTTTGTGCTTATTTTCTGCATAAAGCGAAAATGCAGCAAAGACAAACATAAATACCACGTACTTTTTCATGTCATCACCATTCTTTTATTTTGATTTTCGTTTTTTTCTTTTAGATCGTTTATTCAAAGACGGTTGATCAGATTTCATTTCGTTAAGCTCACTGGGAACAGGGGCTTTTATTTGTTCATGCCAGTTTAGAAGCTCATTTAATAAGGCATTCCTCTTTTCAGGATTTGAGTTAGCCAAGTTATTAGATTCGCTTATATCATCTCTCAAATTGTAGAGTTCAACAGCATTATTTGTAGTCAATTTATCAAAACCACCATCAAGGCTCCATTCCTCCATGAAGAGGTGTAATTTCCAATCACCTTTGCGAATAACTGAAACAGGACGTTGACGATAAGCAGGATCACGCGTACCTGTGTATTTAGAATTACCTATTAGGTAGCCGGGAAAGTGCCAATACATTGCGCGAGATTTTAAATCTCCTCCATTGAGTAAAGGCATTAGACTGACGCCATCTATCGCATATGAACCGATGTGACTTTTTATATCTTCGACTCCGGCGAGTTCCATCATAGTGGGATATAAATCAATCGCCATAACAGGTACATCAGATCGCCCCGGCTTAAATTCACCTGGCCAACTGATAATATACGGAACTCGAATTCCACCCTCGTAGTATGAACCCTTGTATGCTCTGAGAGGCGCCTGAGTACACCTTGATGGCACACCACCATTATCGGATAAAAAAATTACAACCGTATTGTTCTTAATTTTCATTTCTTCAAGTTTATCTAAAATCATGCCGATAGATTCATCTGTATCGTACATCATTCCTGCATAATCGTTTGGGTTATTATGTGTATTCTCAGCGTGATTTAACTGGAAAAGCTCTTCGCTGGCCGGGCGGCATCTCGTAGGGCCATGGACTGCGTGATGAGCCATGTAAATCAAAAAGGGTTTATCTTGCTGATAACTATGCTCCATAAATGAAATGGCCCGTTTGGTGTAGGTGAAAATCTTTTTTGGATCTATGTCTACATCTTCGATTTTTTTTAATTCAATAGCAGAATGCTCCAAAACATCATCAAAGCCTTGCATTGCAGGTGAAACACCACCATTGACACCACTGCCATCTTTACCGTGTCCACTGACATGCCATTTACCATACATAGCTGTGGCATAACCAGCTTTCTTTAAGGCTTCTGCAAAAGTAATTTTCTCATCTGCCAAAACCTGACCGTCTGTCACCTCATTTAGAGATAAACGATCAGTTCTTTTATCGCCGCGGTTTATTCCCCAAACATTATAGAAATGAGTCCTAGGACTGTATTGGCCTGACAACAAGGCGCAGCGAGATGGGGCACAATTAGCTGCATTCACGTAACCTTGATCAAAAATCACTCCCTCTTTAGCAATGCGATCAATCGAAGGCGTTTTTAAAAAAGTATTGCCATTGCCCCCCCAGTCTCTCCACCCCATATCATCGATAAAGAAAAATATAATATTGGGTTGCTTATCATCACTTTGACGCCCCTCAACAGAGAATGCAGCAAAGACAACAAGGCAAAT
This window harbors:
- a CDS encoding sulfatase, yielding MKIKIYQLLICLVVFAAFSVEGRQSDDKQPNIIFFFIDDMGWRDWGGNGNTFLKTPSIDRIAKEGVIFDQGYVNAANCAPSRCALLSGQYSPRTHFYNVWGINRGDKRTDRLSLNEVTDGQVLADEKITFAEALKKAGYATAMYGKWHVSGHGKDGSGVNGGVSPAMQGFDDVLEHSAIELKKIEDVDIDPKKIFTYTKRAISFMEHSYQQDKPFLIYMAHHAVHGPTRCRPASEELFQLNHAENTHNNPNDYAGMMYDTDESIGMILDKLEEMKIKNNTVVIFLSDNGGVPSRCTQAPLRAYKGSYYEGGIRVPYIISWPGEFKPGRSDVPVMAIDLYPTMMELAGVEDIKSHIGSYAIDGVSLMPLLNGGDLKSRAMYWHFPGYLIGNSKYTGTRDPAYRQRPVSVIRKGDWKLHLFMEEWSLDGGFDKLTTNNAVELYNLRDDISESNNLANSNPEKRNALLNELLNWHEQIKAPVPSELNEMKSDQPSLNKRSKRKKRKSK